ggccctgctgttcttctgccatcagcagacaagtggagatcgtgggacagatgtctccgtcctctgattggtgccacgtaggcgtccttaagtacttctcatcagacgatcgtggcgcacgattgaacagagcctgctggacgctcattggctcttttttactgccacttgtaccttgtgtaccaccgGGGGCAGCCTTGCGCTGCCTCCCTGTGTGGTTCTTGCTGAGTGTctaactaacccgcgcgggttaGTATGCTTGTGTGCTCCTTTAGTATGCTAAGTGCTAATATCAGAGCTTCTTGTGGGCGAGCCCTCTCGCGACGTAGAGCAGGAAAGTGTTGTAGCTCGCGCGAAGCTCGTGGTAGGAAGTTTATtaaaataaggagtatggttccCCGCGCACCCTTGAtggaggtttgcgcggctttttgggaccatacgcCTTCAAATATATTTTCTTGCCAGGTTGTCTTGTGTTATGTATCAGATTCAATTTATTATTGTAATATACGGTACAACTTAATAAATTAAACAAGATGGAAGTTGAATATGCTTTGGATAACTTTTGATCCGTCTCAACTCATTCAACCAGTTTGAAGTGTAACTAACTCCTAAGGGTGGAAGAGGTGATAACCCTTtcaaccaaaaaaaaaacccataaTACAAGCCAACAGAATCTTGCCACCTCAAACAAACACAACCAACCCAATTTGATAGGGGTGGGTGTGGTTAGTGGTTACCCACATATCATAAAAGTCAACCAATTTGACTGACATGTGATTGGTTTGAAGGGTTGGGGTCCACATCACAAAAGTCAACAAAACACCCTATGCTCCCTCATTCCTCTCCAACCGACACCGAATTCCCCAATGCAGATTGCAAACCCATGAAGGTTGGGGACGCTACCCCCTTGAACTTGGACGGACCCGCATGCTTACGAGTTATCGACCCCGTTCACCTTAATGTAATCTGTCTCGACTCATTTATAGTTAACTATTGTGCCGCCCAAAAAAAAGTTAACTGTTGTATTTCTCTCCCGTCTGATTCATTCAGCCCATTAACTAACTTTTTGCTGCCAATGTGGAAGTAGCCCGCTTGGTACAgactaagggcatgtttggctaagctttttgaaaacAACTTATTTTTGAAAAGTCACTATGGAGTGACTTATACTTTTTGAAAAAGTCACTTTTCCCTCCTCACATACATCCTCATTGCCTAACACTGTTTTAAAGCTTATTTCAAAAAGTCAATAACTTGTTTCAAaaaacttagccaaacatgccctaaatagccaaaaaaataacaaaaataaaagccGCTAGAAGGAGCTATTCCAGCTTCTTGCTTTCATTATTCTACTGTATCTTTATTACTATTCAATTAGTTATCAGATCTGGATTCTTTGCTTCTAGCCGTTGCTTGTTGTGCAACACGACGGTGACTTTACCCTTTATTCCGGTCTGAACCAGAAACCCCACTTGGATAATCAACAAATCCCATATCTTGAATCCACTCTCCAACCCAGATGAAGAAGCTTCGAAATGCTTGAAATACGGTGGTGTTACCAAGTAAGTGTTTACTTAGTTTCGTTAATAATTTATGTTAGATCAGTAATGATACACAAAATCTCGAAAGGGTTTTTTGCTAGTTAGGGTTTTTGCTAGATGGGATGAAGTTGTTGCGGATATTAGTTGGAAAACCGGTAGATGTGTGTTAGGTTATTCTAGGGTTGGTAAGTTAGACACATGGAGGCTTGATCTGGCTGCTTTGGAGGGTGAAGTTGAAGCAGTAACTGATGCACACAAGGTGCTCGACGTAATGCCTGTGTTGGGTGTCTGCCTTGACAAGGCCTTTGTTAGGTGTCAAATTGGTATAGGGGGAAATGTGTAAATTAAAAGGGGTTAAGTGTAACGTTTGTTATATCCGGTTCGTTAACAGGATACGTAATGATTTGAGAttaacaaacaaataaacatatCTAGTAAAATGTCACTCATAGTAGAGCGGCTCCAATCTGTCTTGAAGAAACGTAGTGCGAAATAGTGAAAGGATATCTTGAACAAGTATGCTTTAAAAGGGTTTAGGATTTTTAATGCTCTAAGCTTGAAAGGAGAACTGTAATAGTTAAAAAATGTGTTGGTTTAATCTTGAAGGCTTTTGGTAAAGAAACAACAAATAACAGAAGCTGCCTGCACGATTAGTATCTAAAATCTGCAGTTTAGGGCTCAAGAACTTATGACACGTTGTTTAGATGAAGTAGTCAAGGAGTAATGATTTGAGGGTCAGTGTCAAACATACAACATCGAGTGTTCCTTGAACTAACTTATTTCCTGTTATTAAATCTTATTGATTCAGAGATAGGAAAGTTTATGATTCATTTGTGATTTCCCAAGATTTTAGAGAGATTTATCCCCTGTTGCTTGAGTACAGCCCTAGCATCCTTAAGATTACGATTGGTTTCCTCAATCGAGCCTCAAGCAATATAGTAAACAAACTGGTTTAGTCCATGGCTTGATTCTCCGAGGTTTACTTTTGCGAAAAGATTATCAAGATATATGCAAAATAAAAGGACATTGGCCCAATCTGTCTTGAAGAAACATGAGTCGGGCTTTAACTCGTTGGGCCAGACTTCCTCGTTTACTACTTCATACTTTTGcctattagaccatgtgtagtggtttagctcaataatgcccccacccttgggcgttttgcgacacgtggcagtccagtcaacatggggcattattgggggttattgcaaaagtggcgtagtgggaataatgcccaataacgccccttccaatcattaaacaattattttttttctaattaaAAACTTAAATAGCACTGAATTGGGCCTCGATTAATTAAGTTGTCAGACCATGTGGGGGTTAGCTCAATAATGATTGGTGGGTGCAAATGTCTCGCAGCGTTTTTAAAACAACgcgattgatttttttttttttcaaaaaaaaccgCCCCACTATGGATATGGGGCGTTTTTCggcttttttttttgaattttctttttttaCAAAAACCGCCCCACTACGGGTATGGGGCGTTTTTCGGCTTTTTTATGTCAGTTTCAAAGATTATTATATAGTTATGTGGCTAGAAATGGAAAAAAGATCGATGAGGACCTCATTAATTCAATCCACATCATGTGGTTTGGAACATTGAATAAATATTGAAAACGACCATATAACAAGACCTTTTCAAACCAACCTCTTACTCATCAAActttatatttttctttttcttttcaagttTTTAAACAATATACACCACCAGTTGTCAACACATATCAAATCGACTATTAAATTTATTCACTTTTGCAGGACACGAATTCTTCGCAACCGGGTCACCTTTAAATAAACGGATCTATCAGAAGACATGGAATTCTGGGTGGTTGCAGCAGCTACTGGTGCTGGTTATTGATTTCTAGCCGTTACTCTGCCCGATTTGTTGCTCATAATCTGATTTTAGTTGGTTTACTCAACTATAATCATGGGAAAGGTGAGAAACCTTGTTGATTTGACCCAGATCTGAACTGTTTTCGTTTGAGCGATGATGAACAGGACCAAAAACATAGATCTAGGGTTTATGTATGAACTAAAACAGACAATAATCATATTTGTATGCTCGGATTATGTTGTAGATCTTGCTTAGGGTATCAATTTGATCTGAGTAACCTGTTTTCGTATGAAGTCGGTAGATCTGAAAGTTTGGACATAGATCTAGGTGGATTTTGTGGGTAAAATTGAACAATAAACAGACCCTTGTGCTCGGAAATCATTATAGATCAAACCCagatcatcaatttcatcatctGATCATGATTGAGTTCAAtctgtaatttcgtttgaactggtGTTTTCGTTTGTGATGTTATTTCGTTTCAAActgttaatttcgtttgaaatcatgTTATTTCGTTTGAACTGCTATTCCGTTTGAAACCAGTTATTTCGCATGAAATGTAATTTCGTTTATATGTGTTATTTCGCATGAAAGGTTATTTCACTTGATGGTATTTCGTGTGAATGTAATGTTTATATTGTAAATTTtgtctaagtgtttaacttgaaTGTGTTGTTGTTTTTCAGCCATCAAATGTTCAGTTCGAGCCATTGCACAACATCTGTTGTGTATATGATGAGAATCTTTCAAAGATGGCAAATTTCAAGAGTATTCTGGAATTCATGAAGAGATTACCTATACAAAAAGCTTTAACGAATCAACATCTGGTTTTTCAGTCCCACATTGAACGTTTCTGGGAGAATGCCACATATGACAAAGAAAGTAAAACAATCAATTCTATTGTGAGCATGAACGGCCAAGATAAACCAATAATCATCACAGAGCAGCTTGTACGTGAGGTGATAAACTTTCCGGATGATGAAAATTCTCCGACAAAGTTCCCAGAGAGGATGGTCAAAGGTTGCATGTTGCGGATGGGTTACAATGGTCCACTAAACAAGGCTAACTACTTGAAAGCGTGTTTCCCAAAGCCTTACAAGTTTCTTATTCATTCAGTGTTGCATGCTCTTAGTCACCGAAAAGGAGGTTATGATACAATGCGGGATTATCAGATGAATATGGTGACGGCACTTGTGCTAAACAAGAAGTATAACTTTTCAAAGATTGTGTTCCATTACATGGTAGAAAATATCACTTCGAAAAGCAAGACTTGGGTTTATCCACGATTTGTTCAAATGATACTAGATCATGCTTATCCGGATCTTGAAAGAGATGAAAATAATGATTTGTTGGTTTTAGACCATATGAATAATGGAATGCTGAAACAACTTCCTAAATATCACCCAAGCCATCCAGAGCCATCAACAAAAGCTGAATTCTTTGGGTTTATCAAGGATAAAAATTACGTTGATCCAGATCCAGTTGAACATCAGAAATggagaaatgaaaaagaaatgaaagaagcaaGTTATGCTAATGAGTTGAAAATACTTGCAGATTTCAAAGAATCAAGAAATGAATGGTTTCTGaaggaagagaaaaagaaaagaagaaggaaagCAACTCCAAAAGTTCAAGTAGAGCAGGGTTCATCTTCTCAGCCAAAGAAAAAGCGTCAAAGAAGAGTTGTTGAGACTATGCTTGTTGATGAATCAGATAAAGAAGATGAAGCTGAAGCTAATGTTGAAGGAGATGTTCGTTTGTCTCCTGAATCTGCAAAGTTTTTGGAATCTCTTAATAAATctaatgctgaaaaagaaaaggcagctggtgatgaagaaggtgatgatGTAGATAAAAGCTCATCAAGCTCGTCTGATGAAGATATTGATGAAACTGAACGTGCGAAGAGAATTAGAGCTGAGATTGAAAAAGAGAAACAACTAAAGAGAAGAGAGGAGAAAGAGGATGATCCATATATTCCATCTCCTGAGCATGTTATTGAATCTCAAACACCTCCATCATCTGGTGGCAGGAAGAAAGCAAGTGCAAGAAATCGAGTCGTTACTCCTAGTGCAGCTAGAAGAAAGTTGATTGT
The sequence above is drawn from the Helianthus annuus cultivar XRQ/B chromosome 12, HanXRQr2.0-SUNRISE, whole genome shotgun sequence genome and encodes:
- the LOC110894383 gene encoding uncharacterized protein LOC110894383 isoform X2: MGKPSNVQFEPLHNICCVYDENLSKMANFKSILEFMKRLPIQKALTNQHLVFQSHIERFWENATYDKESKTINSIVSMNGQDKPIIITEQLVREVINFPDDENSPTKFPERMVKGCMLRMGYNGPLNKANYLKACFPKPYKFLIHSVLHALSHRKGGYDTMRDYQMNMVTALVLNKKYNFSKIVFHYMVENITSKSKTWVYPRFVQMILDHAYPDLERDENNDLLVLDHMNNGMLKQLPKYHPSHPEPSTKAEFFGFIKDKNYVDPDPVEHQKWRNEKEMKEASYANELKILADFKESRNEWFLKEEKKKRRRKATPKVQVEQGSSSQPKKKRQRRVVETMLVDESDKEDEAEANVEGDVRLSPESAKFLESLNKSNAEKEKAAGDEEGDDVDKSSSSSSDEDIDETERAKRIRAEIEKEKQLKRREEKEDDPYIPSPEHVIESQTPPSSGGRKKASARNRVVTPSAARRKLIVKLPKRTPKSKPPTPPKQPTPPPSPSPPPEPQQQPSPIQSPLHQSPSRQPTPQIHSSPLHLSPLHLSPPHQTPIQEQPVVTSQQIFQPPVQTTPGSSGYKTFPQVPEGITLEETGDFGIANDEQVKRLEMEEVLVDNKRLVDREKKLEKRVKSVEAENSSLLKKIEANQAEIDILKVKVAKLEEEKARKDEQNKYFELKNKELEAAKAMKEHEIYMMNKVLENLLGKSVEQKFEEIKIEEVRARRQEPEVEEGDDMVPLFLGVTIGILSTIVSNQREIEHLNELLEQAENMVKDLHNKLEMKDGFDTTNEHATESDVPANYSPEAKNFELTSDIEAELEAELERLEENAQSSCSVPEVSYS
- the LOC110894383 gene encoding uncharacterized protein LOC110894383 isoform X1 — its product is MGKPSNVQFEPLHNICCVYDENLSKMANFKSILEFMKRLPIQKALTNQHLVFQSHIERFWENATYDKESKTINSIVSMNGQDKPIIITEQLVREVINFPDDENSPTKFPERMVKGCMLRMGYNGPLNKANYLKACFPKPYKFLIHSVLHALSHRKGGYDTMRDYQMNMVTALVLNKKYNFSKIVFHYMVENITSKSKTWVYPRFVQMILDHAYPDLERDENNDLLVLDHMNNGMLKQLPKYHPSHPEPSTKAEFFGFIKDKNYVDPDPVEHQKWRNEKEMKEASYANELKILADFKESRNEWFLKEEKKKRRRKATPKVQVEQGSSSQPKKKRQRRVVETMLVDESDKEDEAEANVEGDVRLSPESAKFLESLNKSNAEKEKAAGDEEGDDVDKSSSSSSDEDIDETERAKRIRAEIEKEKQLKRREEKEDDPYIPSPEHVIESQTPPSSGGRKKASARNRVVTPSAARRKLIVKLPKRTPKSKPPTPPKQPTPPPSPSPPPEPQQQPSPIQSPLHQSPSRQPTPQIHSSPLHLSPLHLSPPHQTPIQEQPVVTSQQIFQPPVQTTPGSSGYKTFPQVPEGITLEETGDFGIANDEQVKRLEMEEVLVDNKRLVDREKKLEKRVKSVEAENSSLLKKIEANQAEIDILKVKVAKLEEEKARKDEQNKYFELKNKELEAAKAMKEHEIYMMNKVLENLLGKSVEQKFEEIKIEEVRARRQEPEVEEGDDMVPLFLGVTIGILSTIVSNQREIEHLNELLEQAENMVKDLHNKLEMKDGFDTTNEHATESDVPANYSPEAKNFELTSDIEAELEAELERLEENAQSSCSVPENYSDFEADIVIGDLNLDTLTWQLDSQSESDHDDKWVKSESTGKPDLTPNYTVSPLDLRLRLHEVIELELRARIEELEAVLEGKSGQTHPDSPEPEEDNSFWDFDHTRIESSSSTP